A stretch of the Osmerus mordax isolate fOsmMor3 chromosome 12, fOsmMor3.pri, whole genome shotgun sequence genome encodes the following:
- the glrbb gene encoding glycine receptor, beta b, whose protein sequence is MKEMKLTAFLLLLLVWMEGGSTKEKGTKKGKKKGRQVDCPSELSAEDLARVPENSTSNILNRLLITYDPRIRPNFKGIPVEDKVNIFINSFGSIQETTMDYRVNIFLRQRWNDPRLRLPQDFKSESLTVDPKMFKCLWKPDLFFANEKSANFHEVTQENILLFIFRNGDVLISMRLSVTLSCPLDLALFPMDTQRCKMQLESFGYTTDDLRFMWETGDPVQMEEIALPQFDIKQEDIEYGNCTKFYEGTGYYTCVEVIFTLRRQVGFYMMGVYAPTLLIVVLSWLSFWINPDASAARVPLGILSVLSLSSECTSLASELPKVSYVKAIDIWLIACLLFGFASLVEYAVVQVMLNSPKRIAAEKAKMASKEKAEGKTPGKNNTVNGTGGTPMHVSTLQVAETRCKKVCTSKSDLRTNDFSIVGSLPRDFELSNFDCYGKPIDLSGALGRLQGKHNKKPPPSKPVIPSAAKRVDLYARALFPFTFLFFNVIYWSVYL, encoded by the exons atgaaggagatgaAGCTGAccgcctttcttctcctcctcttggtttggatggagggaggatccACCAAGGAGAAAGGAACTAAGAAAGGGAAGAAGAAAGGAAGGCAGGTCGACTGTCCCTC agAGCTGTCAGCTGAGGACCTTGCACGGGTTCCTGAAAATTCAACCAGCAACATCTTGAACAGGTTACTGATCACCTACGATCCCAGAATCAGGCCCAACTTCAAAG GCATTCCTGTTGAAGACAAAGTGAACATTTTCATCAACAGCTTTGGGTCGATCCAGGAAACCACCATG GATTACAGGGTGAACATCTTCCTGCGTCAGCGATGGAACGACCCCAGGCTCAGACTTCCTCAGGACTTCAAGTCTGAATCGCTCACCGTCGATCCCAAGATGTTTAAATGCCTCTGGAAGCCAGATCTGTTCTTCGCCAACGAGAAAAGTGCGAACTTCCACGAAGTCACCCAGGAGAACATTCTGCTGTTCATCTTCCGTAATGGAGATGTTCTGATCAGCATGAG GTTGTCAGTTACTCTATCGTGCCCCCTGGACCTCGCTCTGTTTCCAATGGACACCCAGCGCTGTAAAATGCAGCTGGAGAGCT ttGGCTACACCACAGATGACCTGCGGTTCATGTGGGAGACTGGAGACCCAGTCCAGATGGAGGAGATCGCCCTGCCTCAGTTTGATATCAAACAGGAGGACATCGAATACGGGAACTGCACCAAGTTCTATGAAGGAACAG GTTATTACACGTGCGTGGAGGTGATCTTCACCCTCAGGCGCCAGGTGGGTTTCTACATGATGGGCGTGTACGCGCCCACCCTCCTCATCGTGGTCCTGTCCTGGCTCTCCTTCTGGATCAATCCCGATGCCAGCGCCGCCCGGGTTCCTCTGG GGATCCTGTCTgtgctctcgctctcctccgagtGCACCTCACTGGCCTCCGAGCTGCCCAAGGTGTCCTACGTGAAGGCCATCGACATCTGGCTGATCGCCTGCCTGCTGTTCGGCTTCGCCTCCCTGGTGGAGTATGCTGTGGTGCAGGTGATGCTCAACAGCCCCAAGCGCATCGCGGCCGAGAAGGCCAAGATGGCGTCCAAGGAGAAGGCGGAGGGGAAGACGCCCGGCAAGAACAACACCGTCAACGGAACCGGAGGGACGCCCATGCACGTCAGCacgctgcag gtggcgGAGACGAGGTGCAAGAAAGTCTGCACCTCCAAGTCGGACCTCCGCACCAACGACTTCAGTATTGTGGGCTCCTTGCCCCGGGACTTCGAGCTCTCTAACTTTGACTGCTACGGGAAGCCCATCGACCTGTCCGGCGCGCTGGGGAGGTTGCAAGGGAAGCACAACAAGAAGCCGCCTCCTTCGAAGCCCGTCATCCCCTCGGCTGCCAAGCGGGTGGACCTCTACGCCCGCGCCCTCTTCCCCttcaccttcctcttcttcaACGTCATCTATTGGTCCGTGTACTTGTGA